Within Zootoca vivipara chromosome 17, rZooViv1.1, whole genome shotgun sequence, the genomic segment AGAGTTTTATTCATTTCGGTGATCAGATCCTTGACATCACCTAACGGGTCGTTGTCTCCCGTAAGGGATTGGCGTTTTGTAGTTGCTGTTGCCGTCGCTGCTCTAGTTTTGGATCCCATGTTCTTCCGTTTCTTTCCAAATTTTGTTATTTCCGAAACAGGTGTCCACTGATTCTCCAGATTCACCTTAGTCACTTTCTTTAAGCCCCAGTCCTTTATTTGTGGGAATCTCCTTGCACGGACTCTAATGAGTCATTATTCCCAAATTAAAGTTGAAAACATAAAATTGAGAAGTATAAAGAATTCCGTCTGATTTGGGCCTTAATTGATGAATTCCAGATACATCTGTCTTCGCAGGGAGGGTTTGGAGGTCGTAGAATCACAAACTCAAGGGAGGGGGGTGAAATGCCTAGATGTCGTTAAGGTGTTCAGCCACTAGATGTCACTCCAATCAAACCCTCCAAGTTCACCCACTTCCTCAAGCAGTGTTTGTCTGAGCGGTTTAGCAAGAGCGGGCGATCGCCATTTTCTTTCAATATATCCTAAGCCACCCCTTCTctcatccccctcctctccctctccttttgccaCGTCTTCTTTCCTCCAAGATGTTATTTAATTCTCCCTTCTTCActcctcttctccccttctctAAAACGCAGTTCCAAGCCACAAATCACAGTCAGACTCGATCGTATAACAGTCAAAAAGTCTCCCGGTGTTAATAGTCTCTTTGGCGCTCAGCACTCTAACCTTTTTGTAACTCAAATTGTGATATTTTCTTACAAGTTACGCTTAAACACAAGCAGATATTGTAGCTATTCTTTCAGCCAgtgatactgtgtttctccgactttgtcctctcccccccccgcctctccaaTCGTCCTCTTAAGCAGCGCTTTTCTATGCTGCAAGATTTTCACTCTTTAGTGATTAGTTTGTACTTGCTTTATTCCTCCGaccttcacgggggggggggggatccctctTGATAATCTCTAAGTCGGTGAGTTTCAAGCGCTTACCGGGCAAGCCTGCCGCGTCGAGATAATGGCGTCTGTAGTTAAAAGCTGGACTCCTCTCCGCCGCCTCCACAAAAAGTGCCGGTTGCGGAGTTCTGTCCCTCTTGccgcttttttctttctttccgacGAAACCCCCGTACTTTCGTCGTTTGGAGGGGGCTTTGACGCTAAGCACCCCCCGTTAAACGCCACTATCCTTTTAGTTGGGCTCGGCAAAACGCGGAGCTCCAAGTTTTCGTGACTCGCTCTCAGGGCGCCTTCACCGGAAGTCATGTTCTTATGAGCAATTGTATACCTGATTACTTGTTCTAATTCTATTAGTGAACCTTTTATTTCTGAGCCCTCATATGGCATCTGCTAGCGAGGGATTTTCCACCATTGTTGTTAGATTATTTCTATATTCCCCCCAATCTTTATTTCTGGTTTCCTCATTAATTCCTTTAACTTCAGCATTTTTTGTTGCTGAGTTATTATATATTAACAATTTATTCTGCCAATCCTCTTTGGTCGGTATCTTATTGCTTTTCCAATTTGAGCCAATTAAATTTCTAGCTGCTGTCGCTGCGTACATTACAATGTTTCTGTCTTTTGGGCAAATTTCATCATGGAGCATGCCCAGGAGGAATAGTTTGGGgttctttttaaaggaatatctaagtatttttttcatttccttatatatcatatcccagtaTGGTTTGATTTCACTGCACCTCCACCATATATGAATATAACTACCTATCTCCGTTTGACACCTCCAGCACTTCTCATCCActcctttatacattttggccaattttTGCGGTGTTAGATGCCATCTGTATTGCATCTTGATTAAGTTTTCCTTCAAATCATAACTTGGTGTATAATTCATATCCCTgctccataatttctcccagctCTCAATCATGATTTCCTTTCCCAGATCCTGTCCCCAACGAATCATTGATGTTTTAgttaattcttcttttgtttcccattccagtaataagctgtatatatttttttatgtatttactcTTGCCAATTGTTAGAATTTtgtcaaatttagagatttcctTATTAAATcctatctttctatctttttgGAATCTTTGATTTAATTGGAAATATTGCAACCAACTATTTAGGAGatgttttaattcattataactttttaattttaatttaccCTCATCCTCTTCTAGTACCTCTTTATATTTTGGCCAATTTGTGCCCATGTTACGTTTTTTAATTGCCACCGCTTCTAATGGTGATATCCACCTGGGAATTTTTGTTTCTAAAATACCGCGGTGTTTTTTCCAGATTCTGTAGACAGACTTCCTAATAATattattgaaaaaaatatttgggggctTTAAGTTCTCTTGGAGTAGATAGAAGTGCCACCTGaaaccttccccttccccttccaaacCAATATTTCATCATTCTTGAGGTCCACCCACTCCTTCATCCAATAAAGGGCTGCTGCGTCATGGTAGAGCTCCAGGTCCGGTAGGTCCAGGCCACCTCTGCTTCTGTGATCTATTAACaccttattattttattctaggttttctgcctccccataTGAATTTGGTGATATCCTTTTTCCAATCCCTAAAGCATTTCATTCCGCGTCCGCCTAGGATGGGTAAATTTTGAAAGTAATAATTCATCTTCGCTAAGACTGACATTTTAACCAATGATATTCGCCCCAATAATGAGATTTTAAATTTTGtccaaatttccattttctttttaatctccttCCAGATTTTAACATGATTTTCCTGAAATAAATCAgcctgctgggcgctttgtcggcgcttcagctgggtcccactggctcggggctccacacggcgCACACTGCGGacgttgctgggtcccgctggctcggggcttcGCGCTGCGGGCATTGCTGGGTCCTGCTGACACGGGGCTCCATGCGGCGCGtgctgctgggtgttttggcggGGCTGCAGCAGTTTCGGGCCCAAACCcgacaggcctcttcctcttccttggcgccctccggaACTGCACTacgggatgtcttatattttttcaaggcatgaaaaccctgccatggcttatttgaTAGGTGCGttatattttatgagaaacacagtatacACGAGAAGAGAGGAAAGGCAAGGAAAGGTGCCTGGGTTGAAGGAGCCGGAGACCTGTGCTGTTTGCAGCAACAGGAAGGCTGAAGAGGAGTGTATCTGCTGCTGGTCATGAAGGCGTTCCTGAGATTCCTTGCGCACAAGGAGACCCAGACCATTGGACCATTTTGATCCAATGCAGATTTTTATCTATCTGCCTCCCCTGTTCCTGAATCTGATGTATATCTTCACTTACCCCTTCTTGCCTGTGCTGTTTCCATCAAAAGCAAGGCTGAAGAGGAGTGCCTTATAGACTcttgctggtgctggtgctgaagGCATTTCTGGCTCTTCTTGCTCTCAAGGAGACCTTGTCCACAATCACTGGATAAGTCTTGGTGCATTGCTCCTTGGCATGGTCACGGGATTCTTGGGACCAGTGTTCAAAGGTGCTGGGTAGGCTGTATCCTCGGCTTAACTGGCAGCAATGAGAGATCttcaatggctctttcccccGAGGGACCCTCAATGAATTCCTTGGCAGTGGCTCTGGGAGATGTGCCTGATCTCCCATCTTGGTCTGTGGGATGCAGGGTTCAATCTGCATTGGAGAAAAAATATGACAGGAGGGACTCTGGGGATGCAACTCCTAAAAGAGTTTCTGGACATTTTGACCCACCTGAACCCTGGACCAATTTAAAGTCCTGTCCAAGTCCAGGGTTCACTAAGAAAGGATACCAATTtagtaaaaggcgaaagatttatacgatctgaggtGAAATACATATAGGATGAATAACAAATGGATAATAAATGGAGAAAATGTCAATTTGGTAGATAATGTGGGGACAGAGATAAAGCAGGATAAGGAAGAACTGACAAAGGGAAGTGatgttcaaacaataggaaatgttttttttcttttcttttttaatctatattatatttctatgtttatgtatgtgttgtttttttacctggTATGTATATGTACATGTGTATGTACACATATTACATATGCAtgggagtatatatatatgctatattctctttcttttttttcttttttttctttttttctttcttttttcccccttctaccTTTCTCCTATCTTATTGATTTATGTTTTATGATTTTGTTATGTAACTTtgatatataatttatgatttatgttttatGATCTTGGTTTGTAACTATAAAATACGAAATAaaggtatttaattttttttaaaaaaggcaaaaaaagaagaaaggatacCAATTTGCCGAAAAGCAGGCATCTTTCCTGCACCTCAGTCCCAGCCTTTAGGGCTAGCTTTCTAGTTCCacgggcatagctgtcaaccctccccattttttgcgggaaactcgcttattccagtgccgtttccggCTGCTAtactggattgttagatatactgtagactgtccccgggacaggtgaggctgctgatcccttattttcaaatccgaaagttgacagctatgtccacGGGCTCCTGAACAACTTGCCATAACTAAATCCCTGAGAGAGCAGGTGGAATTGCCCATTTTGAATTCACAAAAGTATGTCCTTTCCAATCTCCAGCACTCAGTTATCATCAATGATAAATAATCAAAGATAAAAGTAGCATTTTGGGAAGAGTCCAGAACAGCTGCTGAGTTGAGAGCACAATCATGTGTGAAGCAGAGCCCTGCAGCCAGAGGCCTGAATTCTCCATTCACTAGCTGGTGATGGAAGGGTTCAATTCTGACTCCTTTAACTGGGCATGCATGTTCTCCTGATGAGAACAGGCTCTTGACACAAGCTTCCTGCCTCCCCTTGTGCCATAATCCATTTGTTCGGTCTTTCGATCAGAATGTTTGGGTCACTGGCCtgtttgtgttttctttcaaccaaatgatatttatttgtttaatgtaAATACAAGGACAACATATAACTACAGTAACTTGTCCAGTGGTACATTCTTATTAAGTTTCATATGCAGCACACAGTACACAAACAATACATGTATTTATGCATTGTCAAGTCAAGTAGTTTCTCTACAGAGATTCTTACGTTGGGGGTGGAATAAAAGTATATTTTGTCTCATTTTATGAAGGAAAGGAATGGAAGCCTTGTCTTGCCAAAACTGTCTATCTTtgaagtgcctttaattacccttcTATGATGAGTAAGGCATTCTGATAGAGCCACATTCCAAATGTTATTTAAGCAGATTCCAATGGGGATTCCTATAGGTTGTTTCCAGAATTGGCCTTTGTAAATCAGGCTGCTGATAATAGTAAAACTACAATGTCTCTGCCTTTAAGGTTAGTGTTTAAATTTGAGTTTAATGATGACAAGGCAATAGTTGATGTGGGTGGAAGGCATTGCTGCGTAATTTTGGAAATAATGTGAAACACCTTTTCCCTAAAGGAGTATACCTACCTGCAGTTCCACCATACATGGAAATATGAGCCTTTCCAGCATAAGGGAGAGATGCTAGAGTTTCTCTTGGATGGAAGTGATGGAGTCAAGTGACAGCGAAAGATAATTTTAAGAGAAGCTTCTTGCAGACGAGCAGAGATAGTTCGTAGGGACAGGTTGTGCCAAATTGATGGCTATTTATTATTGGGTCACTAGCCTGTTTGAAATCTTTTGCTGTTACTTTAAAAATAACAGAttacaatattaataataatttcataagtAATAAATGCCTCCCAAATGTAGCAGAGGCTTTCATTGTTATTATCTACCAATCACCCCTTCATTACTTTGCTCAACAATCATCTCACCTTATCATCACCATCTTCTGTGTGGCTCCTCTCTGAGTTCCAGACTGTAAGACAACATTCCACCTTCTCTTGCATCAAAGAGCAAACGCCTGTGGAATGCAACATGAGACACATTATTGAGTCCATGGCACTGACCAGTCTCTGCCTTTCAAGATAAGCAAAATTAAGGgagagctatacagtggtacctctagctacgaacttaattcattctggaggtctgttcttaacctgaaactgttctgaactagtggcatgctttcgctaatgggacctcttgctgccgctgcgatttccattctcatcatggggcaaagttctcaacccaacgtaactcttccaggtgagcggagtttgtaacctgaagcgattgtaacctgaggcatttgtaactcgaggtaccactgtatttggcaggAAGCCCCCTTCTCAgatgagatggaaagaagaacaaTTGACATGGTCCTACCTCTTCTATGCCTTTTTAAGCTGATCTTCCAGTACATcgacatcaccatcaccattatcGCCAGGAGAGCTATGAGGGCAGGAATAAGCCATGGACTCCAACTCGAGAATCCAGACTGTCCACCTGCAATGAGTAATAAGAGTCACTCAAAACGTGCTCTAAtaacaaccctctgcaatgcagggatcttttgcccaagttggggcttgaacccatggccctgagattcagACCTGGCCCGGAACAGTAGAATAAATAACATGAAATAAGCAAGCATTGCTAATCTGTCCCATTTGTATTGCAATACTTTGGACTGTGAATGCCCTGTCAAACACTCTTGTCTGCTCTGAATCTATTTCTTATGCTAGGAATAGAAGGAgatgggggcagcagcagcaattcacaGGATCAGGGCAGTCTTCAAGGAGTGCTGTGTATGCTCCAATTCTGCTGAGAAGCATGCAAAGAGGAGCATTTATTAATACAAACGAATCTCCTCAAATCCCTCATGTTAAGAGGCAGACTGCCTATTCACCACCACAAGCACCTCCTCTGGATAATGAAGGAAATGATACATCGCTCACCTTCATCACTCTGGCAGATGTTGAGAAAGTCAAAGGAGGCTCCCTTTTGATCAACAGGATTGCTGGCCTGGCAGGTGAATTTGGAGTCGAAATAACTGTTCCAGTAGAAGACCCGGAGCTCCCGGCCATGGTCAGAAACCTGGAACTGATTCACACTCTTTCCTAAGGCCCTGTGCAGACCCCCAGTTTCCCAGGAGATATTGAGCTCTTCTCTTCCAGGTGTGTGGCATCGCAAGGTCACATTACATCCACCTGGAGTCATGGATTCCACTTGGTGGTCTATCTTTGGTGTTGGCACCGGCTCTGTTGAACACAAATGAAAGTGACATGAAGTTTGTGTCCCTCTACTCTCAAGAAAAATGGCACCAATCCTGAACATTGCTCAGAACTGTGAAAATCGTAGCTTACCACATCGCTCTGTGGAACACAAATGAAATCAGCTTAAGGTTTGCCTCACCCATCCCAGTACCTATAAAGAGAATGGTGCTAATTCTATTCCATGAGCCAAACAGTGGAAGTAATTACTTACCATAAACAATGAGGCTGAAACTCTGTTCTTGAAACAATGATTTAGCAAACCAGATGCGAGCATTGTAGATCCCACCGTCATCCAGCTCCAGGTCTTTGATCCTCAGTGTTGTCTCGTCCACCATGTCTAGCCGTTGTCCAAACCGGTCAGTGGACTTGGGTGCTGCAGTTTCCCATGTCTGAATTCCCCCAGCCAAAAGCCCAAGCCACCCCTTTGGGGTAGAAAGTCCCATTCCATTTTCTCCACTGCTATCCCTTCAGATCCATTGGCAAAAAACAAGACTGATCCTCCCAGGATTCCCTTCACCTGAAGGGTTGGATTCCCCACTTCATGGCTTAAAGTTTCTagtgaggggtgaggggtgaggggtgggggaagagatacaAACAAAATTAGTATCTGTCACAGGGGTCTgaagggctacttcagagtaacgactccacacagctctgcattttatcttttatttggtgctgtgtatttacagtgctaaaggcagtgctatttacagaggaacatcttaaccgcttgagtcagaacctccgaatggcgtttggcgcgtctttctccaacataacaacttggggagacccagcctcttcccccgacgcctcctgcgcaattccggagttggggggataggcttgccccccttgcttcccccttcctgtcccacctgggacgatggctccgctaccttgcctgagcctcggacacgacttcctgcttccccacttgagtcggaactctccctgctttcccctgcgctcggggatgggctggaactcaggaggggagggacttcgcgatatcccctgtccctcacagtatcaTTATCATTTTTAGTGAAGTctgaaaaagcaattgattaaacaCTTAAATCTTTTTAAAGTTTGCAATGCTGCGATTTTTGGAATATCTGGTCTTGTGTAATTGTCCCAAGGAAAAATTCCAAAAAATAAGTAGAATTTCCCCTCACATGGAAcaaaaattcatttatttcagttcacAAGATTAATACTTCTTGGTTGtcataaaacctcaaagcagtttacaaaatcaGAACTTTGCAAAATGTTTTTGTGTTAAACTGAGCTACGTTAAAACAGAGTTCAGAGAAGAAATTGACTCTGTCCCACCAAGATCCCCAGTCCTCTTTTCCTACTCATTGGTTGGCTCCCCCAATTCTGTGTTTCCTCTGACATTTATTTTGTATTAGTTAATGACTggcacagtggaagtgaggaacaggtttaaggatttagatttgatgtAAATTTCCTTGTGAGTGTTGGAGAGTTGGAATTTTTGGGCATCTTCTACGGCGCTTGGGCGGAATTGGCATATTCTCCAGTTGACCGCAGCATTGTCAGTTACTTTCCCCTTCATGACCAAGCAAACCTAAAGCTTTTCACCCTATGCATTCTCCTTTTCTTACCCAGGGACTCACCCAGGGAAGAGAAGATCCATGGACCAAAGGAGAGAAGGATCGCCAGGCTTCTGCTCACAAAATTCATGAATATTTCTGGCCAGGAACATAGGGAGCCTCAGGTATGGCTTCTGCTGGTGGAGAGTTGATTTGCCCACAGTTGTACAGCAACAGGCTCCTGCTTTTATTTCCACGCATAAGAAATGCTGCAGGTCACATCCCCAAAGCTCCCTCTAAGAGGGAAaggttgatgtgctttcgaactgctaggttggcaggagctgggaccaagcaacgggagctcaccccgtcacagggattcaaaccgccgaccttctgatcagcaagccctaggctcagtggtttaaccacagcgccacctgggtccctctgcatGGAAGGAGTCCAAGCTAAATAGGAAAAGAgaggcaaggaaaggaaaggcatcTGGGTTGAAGGAGCCGGAGACCTGTGCCGTTTCCAGCAACAGCAAGGCTGAAGAGGAGTGCATCTGCTGCTGGTTATGAAGGCATTCCTGAGATTCCTTGCACACAAGGAGATGCAGACCATTGGACCATTTTGATCCAATGCAGCTTTTTATCTATTTGCCTCCTCTGTTCCTGATGTatatcttcactcaccccttcttgcCTGTGTTGTTTCCATCAAAAGCAAGGCTGAAGAGGAGTGCCTTATACACTCTTGTAAGTGCTGGTGATGAAGGCATTTCTGGCACTCTTTGCTCTCAAGGAGACCTCCTTCATAGTCACTGCATAAGTCTTGGTGCATTGCTCTCTGTCCTGATCACAGGACTCTTGGGACCAGTGTTCAAAGGCGCTGGGTAGGCTGTAGCTCCGGCTTGACTGGGAGCCATGAGAGGTCTTCAATGGCTCTTTCCTCTTAGGGACCCTCAGTGGATTCCTTGGCCGTAGCCCCGGGAGATGTGCCTGATCTCTCATGTTGGTCTGTGGGATGCAGTGTTCAATCTGTATTGGAGAAAAAATACGACAGGAGGGACTCTTGAGATGCAACTCCTGAAAGAGTTTCTTGGCATTTTGACCCACCTGAAGTCCTGTCCAAGTCCAGGGTTCTCTAAGAAAGGATACGGATTTGCACCTTCCCTGCACCTCAGTCCCAGCCTTTAGGGCTAGCTTTCTAGTTCCATGGGCTCCTGAACAACTTTCCATAACTAGGTCCCTGAGAGAGCGGGTGGAATTGGCCATTTTGAATTGAGTAAAGTACCGGTATGTCCTTTCCATTCTCTAGCACTCAGTTATCATCAATGATAAATAATCAATCAAGTAGTATTTTGGGAAGAGGGCAGAACAGCTGGTGAGTGCAGAGCATAATCCTGTTGGGTTCACTGGGGGAATCATGTGTGAAGCAGAGCCATGCAGCCAGAGGGCTGAATCCTCCATTCACTAGCTGGTGAGGGGAGGGCTCAATTCTGTTCATTTTAATTAGCAATGTATGTTCTCCTGATAGGAACATGCTCTTGGCACAAGCTTCCTGCCTCCCCTTGTGCCATAATCAATTTGTTAGGTCTTTTGATCAGAACATTTGGGTcactggcttgtttttgtttttgttaatccAAAAATTTTTTATTGGTTTAATGTAAATACAAGGACAACATATAACTACAGGAACTTGTCTAGTGGTATATTGTTATTAAGTTTCATATGCAATACACAGTACACaacaatacatttatttattcattgtcaAGACAAGTAGCCTCTGCACAGAGATTCTTACGCTGTGCGTGGAATAAAACTATATACGGTAGGGTCTCATTTTATTAAGGAAAAGAATGAAAGATAAGTCTCGCCAAAAGTGTCTATTTTGAAGTGCCTTTAATTAACCTTCGATGGTGAGTAAGGTGTTCAGGTGGAGCCACATTCCAAATGTTATTTACCCAGATTCCAATGGGGATTTCTATCGGTTGTTTTGAGTATTGGCCTTTTGCAAATTGGGCTGCTGATAATTGTAAAAATACAAAGTCTCTGCCTTTAAGGTTATTGCTTAAATTTGAGTTTAATGATGACAAGGCAAGAGCTGAATTGGGTGGAAGCCATTGCTGCATAATTTTGGAAATAATGTGAAACAGCTTTTCCCAAAAGGAGTATACCAAAGTACAGCTCTACCATGAATGGAAATATAAGCCTTTGAAGTGCAAGGGAGAGATGCTCGTGTTTATTTTGCCTGGATGGGATGGAGTCCAGAGCCAGCGAAAGATAATATTAAGAGAAGCTTCCTGCAGAGGAGCAGAGATGGTTCGTAGGGACAGGTTGTGCGAAATTGATGGCCGTTTATTATCGGGTCACTAGCCTGTTTGAAAtctgttttttgttgctgttgtttctttaaaaatcaaagattacacttttaataataatttcataagtAACATATACCTCCCAAATCAGATGCTTTCATTGTTGTTATCTACCAATCACCCCTTCATTACTTTGCACAACAATCATCTCACCTTATCATCACCATCTTCTGAGTGGCTCCTCTCTGAGTTCCAGACTGTCATGGAACTTTTCCCCTTCTCTTGCATCAAAGAGCAAACACTTGTGGAATGCAAAATGAGACACATTATTGAGTCCATGGCACTGACCAGTCTCTGCCTTTCGGGATAAGCAAAAGAAAGGTAGAggtatacagtgttacctctagttacaaacttgaTTCGTTTCCTGAAGtctgttattaacctgaaactgttctgaactagaggtgtgcttttgctaatggggcctcttgctgccgctgtgatttccattctcatcctggggcaaacttctcaactcgaggtaactcttccaggtgagcggagtttgtaacctgaggcatttgtaaccccaggtaccactgtatttggcaggAACCCCTCTTCTCAAGGGAGATGGAAAGAAAATCAATTGACATGGTCCTGGGCGAGGCATCATGGCGCGCGCCACGGCACCACGGAGCTCTTGAGGGCGGCCGGTGAGTTCGCGCTGCCTGAGCGGCTCCTGAGCCGCTGTGACCGCCGCTGCAGTTGCGTGGGTGCCGGGGGTGCCCAGTGGACCATCCgggagccccccctcccctgcgaGCGCGGCGGGTTGGAATCCAGGACACCCGTCCGCCCATCGGCCGCTGATTGAGCGAAGCCCCGAGGCCCAGGATTTCCCGCCTCACGGCGCGCCGGGGCCTcgagggcagagggagagagaggtggtCGTTGGGGGTAATAGCCCCGACCTTTTTGCTGCCGCGGCCGCCGCTATCGCCATCACCGCCGCGCTTGCCCAGGATTTCCCGCCTCACGGCGCGCCGGGGCCTcgagggcagagggagagagaggtggttGTTGGGGGTAATAGCCCCGACCTTTTTGCTGCCGCGGCCGCCGCTATCGCCATCACCGCCGCGCTTGACCTGAGGAGGGAGAGGAGTCCCTCGGAGAGTGGAGCCTTGAGCCTCGGACCTGTCAACTTccctgctgcggctgctgctgcgccaccgtcGCACCGAGGTCACCCGGCTGCCCAGGGCCCCGAGACCGGAGAGACCCGGGGGCAAGCGCGAGCTgcgtgggggaaggagggaggtccTGCCAGCCTGGCCCAACTGCCCCGCCATCGAtctgctgccgctaccgccgccAATACTGTGAGAGAGGTAGGAGGACGGACTGAGGCCACGAGGAAGCACACGGCTGGGCCTAGACCCAGCCTGAGTCCACTTTCCCGCCAACTATTGAGGAAGGAGCGAACCAGAAGCCCAGAGGGAGGCCCACTAGAAAGGCCTcgttttttccatttttaatttttttttaaagaatttttttttaaaaaaattatatatatatatataatattaaatttttatatatctatatatctatacattttttaaatatatatatatttataaataaataaataaatatattctttttctccccttttcccacttttacccttaattttttttctacaaaataaatagaaataatttttcctcttccccctcctccctccccactttttttttaataaaaaaaataatattcccccccttcccctctttaaTCAATATTTATAGTATTATTACCATTTATCACCTCCACCTTTCACCTTTTAGCACCCAACTCTT encodes:
- the LOC118079436 gene encoding uncharacterized protein LOC118079436; this translates as MAGQLGQAGRTSLLPPRSSRLPPGLSGLGALGSRVTSVRRWRSSSRSREVDRSEAQGSTLRGTPLPPQVKRGGDGDSGGRGSKKVGAITPNNHLSLPLPSRPRRAVRREILGKRGGDGDSGGRGSKKVGAITPNDHLSLPLPSRPRRAVRREILGLGASLNQRPMGGRVSWIPTRRARRGGGAPGWSTGHPRHPRNCSGGHSGSGAAQAARTHRPPSRAPWCRGARHDASPRTMSIDFLSISLEKRGSCQIQWYLGLQMPQVTNSAHLEELPRVEKFAPG
- the LOC118078662 gene encoding uncharacterized protein LOC118078662 isoform X6, whose protein sequence is MTPGGCNVTLRCHTPGREELNISWETGGLHRALGKSVNQFQVSDHGRELRVFYWNSYFDSKFTCQASNPVDQKGASFDFLNICQSDEGGQSGFSSWSPWLIPALIALLAIMVMVMSMYWKISLKRHRRGVCSLMQEKVECCLTVWNSERSHTEDGDDKAR